The Chitinophaga caeni genome segment TTGTCAAGGGTTACTTCGAAGGGAGTTATAGCAAGATGGTTTCCTTTTTCGTACATGACAAGTCAATGAATGTTAATGAATTGGATGCCTTGATGGAGATGATTGAGCAAGCTAAAAAAGAAAAGCAATGACACCATTTTTTGCATACATCTGCCAAGTAGTGGCATGTTCCGGTGTATTTTACCTCTATTACCAGGTTGCGCTGAAAAATGCAAGGCTCCACCGTTGGAACCGGTATTTTATAATGGGTAGTGTTGCTTTTTCCATGCTCGCACCCTTGATCAAGATACCTGTCCAACTGGTAAAAGAGAGCGGCAACAAGGTCAGCGACTACACCGGGAGCTTTATAGAATTGAAAACATTCGTATTTCAGCAGGATCATATTTCGCAAAACTTGCCATTATCACGAATCATGATTTTGGCTTACCTCGCCGTATGTATCATCATGGCCATCATCTTCGTCCAGAATATATTGTCTATACAAAAACTAAAAAAGCGGGGTAGCGGCAATACGGAGCCGGTGGGCTCATGGGTTTGTATTACCGGTGATTCGATAGAAAGCCCCTTTTCATTTATGAATACGATCTTCATGCCAACAGGGCTCCAGGATCAACGGGTTTTACAACACGAATTGGTACATGTTAAGGAAAAGCATTCTTGGGACAATATTTTCATGGAGCTGGTAACGGCGCTTTTTTGGATTAACCCGATCTTCCATTTCTTTAAAAAAGAATTGAACATGGTGCATGAATTTATTGCCGATGAAAAAGCCTCGGCTAGTGATGTCACGGCTTACGCGGAAAGCATCTTGTTATATTCCATGCAGGCAGGAAGCCAACCGGTAGCAAGCACATTTGCCTATGCCCCGGTTACCAGGCGCATCCATATGCTCTTAAAATCTCACCAAATGAAAAATAATACATTACGCAAAATGCTCATCTTTCCTTTCGCCTTCTTAAGTTTCATGGCTGTAGCGGTTTCGCAGGATAAACCGGGAGAAAAAGATACTACCGCAGAAAAAACGGTTGTCGTAGTGGCTTATGGCAGCGGTAACCCGGAACAAGAAAAGCCGGTCAAAAAAAAGGTTGATAACCCTCCCGTTTACCCAGGCGGTAACAGGGCAATGGCCAGCTTTTTAACCCAACATATTCGGTATCCTAAAGAAGCTGCCAAGGATAATGTTCAAGGTAAAGTAATTGTAAGCTTCGTTATTAACGAGGACGGTACTATATCCAGGGTGAAAACTCTCGGGAATCCAATAGGAAGCGGCCTCGAAGAAGAAGCCATGAGGGTAGTCAGAAAGATGCCGAAATGGAAACCCGGATCAGATAAGGGCGAGAAGGCCAAAGTCCTGTACCATTTGCCTATCCAATTCAACCTGGATACCCCTAAAAAAACCGGCGGTACCAAATAATTATTAAAATTTTCCCTTTTTTTTGATTTTCCACATATTTTAAGTGTATATTTGACCCTTATAATATACACTTAGGGATGATATTGTCTAAAAATACAGGTGATCAAGTATTTTGATGGTAATTACTATCAAGATGCTTGATCATTTGCTTTTTATAAAGTTTATATAATACTACGTTAACATTGTTTTACCCCCTTTTTCTAACTACCAAAAAATAAT includes the following:
- a CDS encoding M56 family metallopeptidase — translated: MTPFFAYICQVVACSGVFYLYYQVALKNARLHRWNRYFIMGSVAFSMLAPLIKIPVQLVKESGNKVSDYTGSFIELKTFVFQQDHISQNLPLSRIMILAYLAVCIIMAIIFVQNILSIQKLKKRGSGNTEPVGSWVCITGDSIESPFSFMNTIFMPTGLQDQRVLQHELVHVKEKHSWDNIFMELVTALFWINPIFHFFKKELNMVHEFIADEKASASDVTAYAESILLYSMQAGSQPVASTFAYAPVTRRIHMLLKSHQMKNNTLRKMLIFPFAFLSFMAVAVSQDKPGEKDTTAEKTVVVVAYGSGNPEQEKPVKKKVDNPPVYPGGNRAMASFLTQHIRYPKEAAKDNVQGKVIVSFVINEDGTISRVKTLGNPIGSGLEEEAMRVVRKMPKWKPGSDKGEKAKVLYHLPIQFNLDTPKKTGGTK